From the genome of Clostridia bacterium:
GATCCTTCATGGTTAACGCCTCCAAAAGATAGTATGGCCCCAGCCCAAGTTAATATGCAGGCGAGAGCTGAGGCACTAAAAGTAAGAAGCTACGACTTTTTTCCCTCGCCTTCGCAGGAGCTTTATGATCTCCTGAATAAGGTGCTGTTTCAGGGAAGGAATTTCTGGAGAGACAGGAGCCTGGTGGGCGGGGTTGATGGCGCAACCAACCAAGAAGCGAATACTGTCCATTTCCAGTAACAATAGAGTCAGCCGGCTGGCTCCGTCATTGCGGTGGAGCATCTGGGTGGTGGAAACATTGTTCTTGAGATTCTCGCGAACCTTTATGAGGGTAAGCATCCCTTCGGTAACTAAATCTATGCCTGGCAGAATACCAATAGGTGGAACCTCATCGTCACAGGCAGAAAGATCAACTTTTACCTCGCAGCCCAAATATTTACCGACCATATTTCCTGTTGTTCCGCCACAAACGATTTTCTGGCCTTTATCCTTCAAGAGCTTTTCGATTACTAGCCTATCATGGCGAGGATCCTTCGGGGGGCCGACTAGGATGGTAGCTCGGCGAGGCTGGCGCAACTTTACAACTACTACCGAAGCGTCATCTCCTGGAGCACCACCATAAAGCTTGTAGCACAGATTACTAATCTCGGCAGCCATCTCCTTGGCCGAAAGTTGTTGTAACGATAACTTTTCCAGATAGCTCCCTACTCGTTCCCATCCCCAACCAAGATCCCAAACACCCCCTATGCCAGCGTGAAGGATCCCATCGCTCACCATAACTAACCAGTCGCCCTCTTGAACCCTAAAATAGCCCTCACGTATGGTCCTTTCTCCAATTTTTCTTTGGCCCAGATTCAATCTCTTCAATTTTCCTTGATGGCCAAAGTAGGTGGATGGATTGTCATACTCAGCTAAGTAAGCGCGTCCATCGCGAAATATCTGGAGGATAGTAAAGGTGCTATAGGCCAGCTTTCGGACTCTACATACAGGCAGGGTAGAAGCAAGGGTTTCAATGACCTCATCAATGCTTCCGCCCTGGCGCAGCATGGTAGATCCAATTTTAGTAGTTAAAGAGGAGAGAATGTTGGCTTTTACGCCGCTCCCTAACCCGTCAGAAAGGATAACGATGGTTGAGCGTCGAGCGTGAGCTACTTCGATACTATCCCCGCATAGTTCTTCGCCCGACTTATTAAGCTGCGAATGGCCTATCTCCAACATAAGTTGGGTCACGACCAATCCCTCCAACCCTGCTAATTCTCCT
Proteins encoded in this window:
- a CDS encoding SpoIIE family protein phosphatase — protein: MLEIGHSQLNKSGEELCGDSIEVAHARRSTIVILSDGLGSGVKANILSSLTTKIGSTMLRQGGSIDEVIETLASTLPVCRVRKLAYSTFTILQIFRDGRAYLAEYDNPSTYFGHQGKLKRLNLGQRKIGERTIREGYFRVQEGDWLVMVSDGILHAGIGGVWDLGWGWERVGSYLEKLSLQQLSAKEMAAEISNLCYKLYGGAPGDDASVVVVKLRQPRRATILVGPPKDPRHDRLVIEKLLKDKGQKIVCGGTTGNMVGKYLGCEVKVDLSACDDEVPPIGILPGIDLVTEGMLTLIKVRENLKNNVSTTQMLHRNDGASRLTLLLLEMDSIRFLVGCAINPAHQAPVSPEIPSLKQHLIQEIIKLLRRRGKKVVASYF